The DNA region CCGCGCGGCCCGAACTCGTACACCGCGCGCCAGGGCTTGTACTCTGTGCTCACCTTGTCGGTGCGGACGCCCCGGCTGTCCTTGATCGTCCGGGTGATGTAGAGCTTGTAGCCGTCCTGGGCCCAGTCCACCTGCCGCAGGGCGCCGGGACGCATCTCCGGGTTCGCCACGTACTGGGCGGGCGGGTGCGGCGTGCGCGAGAGGATCACGGCGGGGTGAACGGTGACGGTGCGCTCCGGTTTGACCCCCCACACCTGCACCTCCAGCGTGCTGCGCGCATTGTCGTTCACCGTTTTGATCAGGATGGGGGCGCGGGTGTCGTTCCTCATCCTCAGGTCCACGCCGGGGTCGTACACGGCGGCCTCGAAGCCCACCTGCGGCTCGTAGTAGCCCACCCGGTACGAGTGCGAGTTGCGCTCGACGACGGGCAGCCCCGCCGAGTACAGGGCGCGGAAGGTCGTGGTGGACACCTGACACACCCCGCCGCCCAGCCCGTCCACCGTGCGCCCCCCGCTGATGATGAGTCCGCCCACGAAGCCGTTGCCGGGCGTGATGGGTCCCAGCGCGCCCAGGAAGCTGAAGTCCTCCCCGGCGGGCACGACCATCCCGCTGATCCTGGCGGCGGCGTTGGCGACGTTGACCCGCCGCTGGGGGCTGCTGTGGAAGTAGGTGCTGCGCCCCCTGGCGATGAGTTCGAGCCCCGCCGGGTCGGGCAACTCGGCGGCGGTCAGGGTGGGCACGCTGACCTCGCCCGGGAACACGACGGTCGTGACCGCCGGGTTCAGGATCGCCTCCCGGAAGGCGGCGAGGGCGGCCTGTCGGTCGGTGACGCGCCCGGCCTGCTCGCCCACCTTCACGAATTCGCCGCCGCGCAGGGCATAGCGGGCGTTCTGCGCGGGGCGGTCCATCTCCCCCGTGAGGCGTTTGAAGACGGCCTTCACCATCCCCTCGTCGAGGACGATGCCCTCGCCGCGCACCCAGTACAGGTTGGCGACCTGAAGAGGCTTCAGCTCGCCCGTGAGGTCCGTGCCCTCCAGCCGCACGGTGAGGGGCCGCATCAGGCGGTTGCCCAGCAGGGCGTGCCCCCGCAGGCTCTCGGCGGTGACCCCGGCCTTCCACTCGGTCACGGACACAGTCAGGGTGGTGAGGGCCGGATTGGCGGCGTAGGCGTTCGCGGCGACCTCGACGGCGGCGCGGCGGCCGGGGGCGTCGGGGGTCACGGCGTAGCGGAGGGTGGTCTTGTCGAAGATGGCGCGGGCGTTCCTGGGCTGGGTGTTGACCTCACGGGTCAGCGTCGCCAGCCCCGAGCGAGCCTTCGCGGCGTCCACCCCCGTCACCAGGGGGAACTCCTGCACCCTGGCCTGCCCGATCAGGCCCTGAAGGCGCTCCAGCACGTTCCGCTCCGCGCTCGCCCGCGCGGCGGCGTCCAGGCTCGCCCCCACGTCCGCCCGCCAGCCGAGCCGATCCGCGCCCACCGTCCAGGTGCGGGGGCCCGCCCGGACCGTCACCCGGGGCGCGGCGCCCTCCCGTTCCTTCAGGGCCAGGGCCGCCGCCTCGCGGGTCAGGCCGCCCACGTCCACCCCGGCGACCCGCAGGCCGGGGGCGAGCCGGTCGTCCCCCTGCACGGTGACCCCCACGGCAAGCGCCCCGCCCAGCAGCGCGGCGGCAGACAGACCCACGGCCCAGACCCTCTTCACCCCCTCAGTGTAGAGCGGCCGGGGAGGCGAGGAGGGCCGATTTTCGTACAGGTGGGGGCGGGAGGACCGTCGGGCCTCCTGATTAGAAGTCCAAACTCTGGGTGTCCGGCTCGGGAACCGCAAACACGTTCGGGACCCCCTCGTTCTCAGGTTTGAAGGCGATCAGTCGGGTGCTGTCACGCCAATCCTCGACGTAGAGCCGTCCGCAGTTTTGACATTGCCAGACCTCCAGAACATTCCCGGCGACGTTGCTGCAACGGTTCATGATGTCGAAGATGACCTCCTCGTCCTTCAGGTTCATCCCTGCATACTGAGGGCCGAAAAAGTGAGTTTGCCAGCTCTGCTCTTTTCCCTGGAGTCGTGCGTTCAAGTAGGACGCAATTGCACGTGGGATGAGATCGAGACTCACAGCCGCCTGACGATCAGGAAGGACACGGCCGTAGTACGGCAGGCCCTCCGGCTCGTCATGGATACGATGGCCGCAGCAACAGAAAAAAGACATGTTCTTTCCGACTCCTCACAACGTCCAGTCTGTTGAAGCGACCCAACCAGGGCCCCCTACCGCCGTTCCGTCCCCACCCCCAGGTTCTGCGCGATGGCCTCGGCCATCTGCTTCTGCGTGTCCTGCACCTCGGTCACCACTCTCTCGCCACTCTCTAAGTCCATCACGAAATGGTCGCCGTCGAGCCGCACCCGGCTGAGGATCTGGGCTTCACCCTGCGGCCGGATGGAGGCGCGCAACTCGACGTAACGCCGCATGGGCGTGCGGATCACCTTGGGGGCCAGCACCTCCTCGACCTGGAAGATGCCGCCCGAGTTGTTCATGGTCACGTTGATGAGGACGGGCATGTCGCGCCCCCGCTCGATGACGACCTGATCCACCGCCAGGGCGCTGATGGAGTGGATGTCCACGCTGCCCAGCGCGAAGGCCTTGCGGCCCCGGCCCTTGGTGATGTCGGTGCCGTCGGCGACCGCCGTGATGCCGCCCTCCAGGGTCAGCGGCGGCGGGTTGAGGTCGTGGCAGTTGATCGCGCCCAGGATGAAGGAGCGCACCTTCATCCGCTTGAAGGGGTCGGGGTAGAGGGGGCCCATGATGCGGTCGAGGATCGGCAGCGCCAGCGCGACCCCGTGCCCCTCGTGGCCGACCCGGTGAATCTGGTTGCCGATGTCGTGGAGCATCGTCCCCAGGATCACGGTCAGGAACACGTCGTCGGGGTCGCCCACGCCGGACTCCATCAGGTCGGGTTTGACGCCCGCCTCCAGCAGCAGCTCGGTGATCGCCAGGCTCGCCGCGCCCGTGATGAAGGCGTGGACGCGCCCGTGGTCGTTGTAGCCGAGCTTGCGCATGGTGATGTAGTTCGCCATGTCCCAGTGCGCCAGGGCCTCGGGGTCGGCGCGCAGGGCCTCGTAGGCGGCAAGCGCCCGGGGGTAGTCAGCGAGGTCGGCGCAGATCGCCCGGTGGGCCTCCTCGATCAGCTTGGCGCGCGGCGTCGTGTACTCCACCACGCGCGCCCCGTTCACGCCGGCCGGGGCGAGGGCCGCCTCCGGGTGGCGGCTCTCCACGTCCTGCACGGTGCCGTCCTGCACGCTGAGGGTGAACTTCTGCTCTCCCGACATGCTGTCCTCCAGTCCCAGCCGCTCGTCCCCGGGTGGCCCCTCTGAACGGCGTTCACTCACCCTGGCCTCACTCACCTTGAAAGGCCGCCCGGCGCTTGGCGAGGAAAGCCGCAGTTCCCTCGCGGAAATCCTGGGTGGCGACCGTCATCCCGAAGAGGTCCGCCTCCACCTCCAGCCCCGCCTCCAGCGAGGTGTCGAGCCCCCGGCGCACCGCCTCCTTCACGAGCGAGAGGGCGATGGGCGCATTCCTCAGCATCTGCTCCGCCACCTCGCGCGCCCTGGTGAGGGGATCGTCGGCCACGTAGTTCACCAGCCCCATGCCGAGCGCCTCCTCGGCCCCGACCTGCCGCGCCGTGAGCATCATGTCGAGCGCCCGCCCCGAGCCGACCAGCCGCGCGAGGCGCTGCGTACCGCCGAAGCCGGGGATCAGCCCGAGGGAGACTTCCGGCAGGCCGAGTTTCGCGTTCGGGGAGGCTACCCGCACGTCACACGCCAGGGCGAGTTCGAGGCCGCCACCGAGTGCGAAGCCGTTGATGGCGGCGATCACGGGAATCGGCAGGCTGGCGACCGAGTGCATCACGTC from Deinococcus aetherius includes:
- a CDS encoding enoyl-CoA hydratase-related protein, giving the protein MTMLDEIEFRNLQLDQHGPIAVLTVTRPKALNALNADTLNELSQAVEAVIENPEVGALIVTGGGDRAFVAGADIQELSQLDGVYAGRELALAGQDVMHSVASLPIPVIAAINGFALGGGLELALACDVRVASPNAKLGLPEVSLGLIPGFGGTQRLARLVGSGRALDMMLTARQVGAEEALGMGLVNYVADDPLTRAREVAEQMLRNAPIALSLVKEAVRRGLDTSLEAGLEVEADLFGMTVATQDFREGTAAFLAKRRAAFQGE
- a CDS encoding VanW family protein — its product is MKRVWAVGLSAAALLGGALAVGVTVQGDDRLAPGLRVAGVDVGGLTREAAALALKEREGAAPRVTVRAGPRTWTVGADRLGWRADVGASLDAAARASAERNVLERLQGLIGQARVQEFPLVTGVDAAKARSGLATLTREVNTQPRNARAIFDKTTLRYAVTPDAPGRRAAVEVAANAYAANPALTTLTVSVTEWKAGVTAESLRGHALLGNRLMRPLTVRLEGTDLTGELKPLQVANLYWVRGEGIVLDEGMVKAVFKRLTGEMDRPAQNARYALRGGEFVKVGEQAGRVTDRQAALAAFREAILNPAVTTVVFPGEVSVPTLTAAELPDPAGLELIARGRSTYFHSSPQRRVNVANAAARISGMVVPAGEDFSFLGALGPITPGNGFVGGLIISGGRTVDGLGGGVCQVSTTTFRALYSAGLPVVERNSHSYRVGYYEPQVGFEAAVYDPGVDLRMRNDTRAPILIKTVNDNARSTLEVQVWGVKPERTVTVHPAVILSRTPHPPAQYVANPEMRPGALRQVDWAQDGYKLYITRTIKDSRGVRTDKVSTEYKPWRAVYEFGPRG
- a CDS encoding phosphohydrolase, with the translated sequence MSGEQKFTLSVQDGTVQDVESRHPEAALAPAGVNGARVVEYTTPRAKLIEEAHRAICADLADYPRALAAYEALRADPEALAHWDMANYITMRKLGYNDHGRVHAFITGAASLAITELLLEAGVKPDLMESGVGDPDDVFLTVILGTMLHDIGNQIHRVGHEGHGVALALPILDRIMGPLYPDPFKRMKVRSFILGAINCHDLNPPPLTLEGGITAVADGTDITKGRGRKAFALGSVDIHSISALAVDQVVIERGRDMPVLINVTMNNSGGIFQVEEVLAPKVIRTPMRRYVELRASIRPQGEAQILSRVRLDGDHFVMDLESGERVVTEVQDTQKQMAEAIAQNLGVGTERR